One window of Quercus robur chromosome 5, dhQueRobu3.1, whole genome shotgun sequence genomic DNA carries:
- the LOC126725091 gene encoding uncharacterized protein LOC126725091: protein MEVEGEDGSKIVLQNAGDKVVFGRGFGFNTKDKTVSRRHVVFELAKCGESQTGSKYSKVSFEVVGKNPMWVREHGSGQIRAFRKGEKGGVAEGDWLCFLSGNRPVWFAVRESEFGERAEKRVLEREIGLGESLGSGFEFDDGVDVEALDIDPVKEFGFLVMGHEFDHYPKQMLRDIRNWDWFLEEPKRDSDDDEYLEKSGKRGVMKRRRKAAGNDDDDDFTGESDDDKELVAKLRKVDRPKYSTRSKDRDKPHKEAKGSKNSLQKKTSGANEDDDDDETLGGFIVDDVEQEEETDEDEEEFVEDDEEEEVDD, encoded by the exons ATGGAGGTTGAAGGAGAAGACGGTTCCAAAATTGTGTTACAAAATGCGGGGGACAAGGTCGTGTTTGGACGAGGCTTTGGTTTTAACACGAAAGACAAGACAGTGTCACGTCGCCACGTTGTGTTTGAACTAGCGAAATGTGGTGAGAGCCAAACGGGGTCCAAGTACTCCAAGGTTTCGTTTGAGGTTGTTGGGAAGAATCCCATGTGGGTGAGGGAACATGGGAGTGGGCAAATCCGGGCTTTCAGGAAGGGTGAGAAGGGTGGCGTGGCTGAAGGCGATTGGCTCTGCTTTTTGTCTGGGAATAGACCTGTTTGGTTTGCTGTGAGGGAAAGTGAGTTTGGGGAGAGAGCAGAGAAGAGggttttggagagagagattggTTTGGGTGAGAGTTTGGGAAGTGGGTTTGAGTTTGATGATGGGGTTGATGTTGAGGCGTTGGATATTGACCCTGTTAAag AGTTTGGTTTTCTTGTGATGGGGCATGAGTTTGATCACTATCCCAAGCAAATGCTCCGTGATATAAGAAATTGGGACTGGTTTCTTGAGGAACCTAAAAGagatagtgatgatgatgagtaTCTTGAGAAGAGCGGAAAGAGAGGAGTGATGAAAAGGAGAAGGAAAGCTGCAggcaatgatgatgatgatgactttACAGGTGAGAGTGATGATGACAAGGAGCTTGTCGCAAAACTAAGAAAGGTTGACAGACCTAAATATTCTACTAGATCAAAAGACCGTGACAAGCCTCACAAGGAGGCCAAAGGTAGTAAGAACTCTTTGCAAAAGAAAACTAGTGGTGcaaatgaagatgatgatgatgatgaaacaCTTGGAGGctttattgttgatgatgtggaacaagaagaagaaactgatgaagatgaagaagagtTTGTTGAAGATGACGAGGAGGAAGAAGTAGATGATTGA
- the LOC126725092 gene encoding heterogeneous nuclear ribonucleoprotein 1: MEDYAEQSHFEDDQFAYNGEEYREDFETLDHRHHHHQRREQFDSERGFEPEDNINSSGNEIKHSSIVGHRDSASLGKLFVGGISWETSEDTFASYFGQYGEITDSVIMLDKHSGRPRGFGFVTFSDPTVADKVLEDEHVIDGRMVEVKRTVPREDTDYKGVSKTKKIFVGGIPPSLTNEELKEYFSSYGSIVDHQIMVDHKTGRPRGFGFVTFESEDSVEEIFLEGKMHELGGKQVEIKKAEPKRAGGDYRGNAAKSYGGFGGGAAGYGGYNSRGRGSGKMDRGYGGYGVYDAYGGYGGGYGGSSASFYGGYSGYGYGFGYGGPMYGNAGYAAAGYGIPGGYAGAAGYSGSRGYGGVDGGGGYDNGKGYERTGSSVSGRYHPYRK, from the exons ATGGAGGATTACGCAGAACAATCTCATTTCGAAGACGACCAATTCGCTTACAATGGCGAAGAATATCGCGAAGATTTTGAAACCCTAgaccaccgccaccaccaccatcagcGGCGAGAGCAATTCGATTCAGAGCGCGGTTTTGAGCCGGAAGATAATATAAATAGCTCAGGCAATGAGATAAAGCACTCATCGATTGTGGGTCACCGTGACTCTGCCTCTCTAGG AAAGCTTTTTGTTGGAGGCATTTCGTGGGAGACCTCTGAAG ATACCTTTGCTAGTTACTTTGGTCAGTATGGAGAAATAACAGATTCTGTAATTATGTTGGATAAACATTCGGGAAGACCACGGGGGTTTGGATTTGTAACATTTTCTGACCCAACAGTTGCTGATAAGGTTTTGGAGGATGAGCATGTTATAGATGGTAGAATG GTTGAAGTGAAGAGGACAGTCCCTAGGGAGGATACAGACTATAAGGGGGtatcaaaaacaaagaagatttTTGTTGGTGGAATTCCACCATCTTTGACCAATG AGGAGTTGAAGGAATACTTCTCTTCTTATGGTAGTATTGTTGATCACCAAATTATGGTGGATCATAAAACTGGGCGGCCTAGAGGCTTTGGTTTTGTCACTTTTGAGAGTGAAGACAGtgttgaagaaatttttttggagggAAAAATGCATGAACTTGGAGGCAAGCAG GTGGAAATAAAAAAGGCAGAACCCAAAAGAGCTGGCGGTGATTACAGGGGCAATGCTGCTAAGTCATATGgtggttttggtggtggtgcAGCTGGATATGGAGGGTATAATTCCAGAGGTCGGGGTAGTGGAAAAATGGACAGGGGGTATGGTGGGTATGGTGTCTATGATGCATATGGCGGTTATGGGGGAGGCTATGGTGGAAGTTCTGCAAGTTTCTATGGTGGCTATAGTGGATATGGATATGGATTTGGGTATGGTGGGCCCATGTATGGAAATGCTGGATATGCTGCTGCCGGTTATGGCATTCCTGGTGGTTATGCTGGTGCTGCTGGATATAGTGGTAGTCGAGGATATGGAGGAGTTGATGGCGGTGGTGGTTATGACAATGGCAAGGGATATGAAAGGACTGGTAGTTCTGTGTCTGGAAGATACCATCCTTACAGAAAGTGA
- the LOC126725093 gene encoding glyoxylate/succinic semialdehyde reductase 2, chloroplastic, which translates to MSCLVKTNYSHQLSSTAMAMCSSFCPLIPNQLRARPICPFPTKPLFTLSVKAFSSETSNASSKADGLSARIGFLGLGIMGSPMAQNLIKAGCDVTVWNRTKIKCDPLISLGAKYKSSPQEVAASCDVTFAMLANPESALEVACGEHGAASGMSLGKGYVDVSTVDGATSKLIGGRINATGASFLEAPVSGSKKPAEDGQLIFLTAGDKSLYELVAPLLDIMGKSRFYLGDVGNGAAMKLVVNMIMGSMMASFSEGLLLSEKVGLDPSVLVEVVSQGAISSPMYSTKGPSMIQSTYPTAFPLKHQQKDLRLALGLAESVSQPTPIAAAANELYKVAKSHGLSDQDFSAVIEALKAKLQNPPN; encoded by the exons ATGAGCTGCTTGGTCAAAACCAATTACAGTCACCAACTATCTTCAACAGCCATGGCCATGTGCTCAAGCTTTTGCCCTCTGATTCCAAACCAGTTAAGAGCAAGACCCATTTGCCCTTTCCCCACAAAACCGCTATTTACTCTATCTGTCAAAGCTTTCTCTTCTGAGACATCCAATGCTTCATCTAAAG CCGATGGATTGTCAGCCCGGATTGGCTTTCTAGGTCTTGGAATAATGGGTTCTCCAATGGCACAAAACCTTATAAAGGCTGG GTGTGATGTGACTGTTTGGAATAGGACCAAGATCAAATGTGATCCCCTTATCAGCTTAGGTGCAAA ATATAAATCCTCCCCTCAGGAAGTAGCTGCTTCTTGTGATGTCACATTTGCCATGCTAGCTAATCCTGAAAGTGCA TTGGAGGTTGCTTGTGGGGAGCACGGGGCTGCAAGTGGAATGAGCTTAGGCAAAGg GTATGTGGATGTTTCAACAGTTGATGGTGCCACTTCTAAATTGATTGGTGGACGCATTAATGCTACTGGGGCATCATTTTTGGAG GCTCCAGTTTCAGGATCCAAAAAGCCTGCAGAAGATGGGCAACTGATATTTCTTACAGCAG GTGACAAATCTCTGTATGAATTGGTTGCTCCACTTTTAGACATCATGGGGAAG TCAAGGTTTTACCTTGGGGATGTTGGGAATGGAGCAGCAATGAAACTAGTTGTGAACATGATCATGGGAAg TATGATGGCATCGTTTTCTGAAGGATTGCTTCTCAGTGAGAAAGTAGGACTGGATCCAAGTGTACTAGTAGAG GTTGTCTCACAGGGTGCCATTAGCTCACCAATGTACTCAACCAAAGGTCCATCAATGATCCAATCCACGTATCCGACTGCATTTCCTTTAAAGCATCAACAAAAG GACCTGAGGCTTGCTCTGGGACTAGCAGAATCTGTTTCCCAGCCTACTCCAATTGCAGCAGCTGCAAATGAACTATATAAGGTTGCAAAATCTCATGGCCTTAGTGACCAAGACTTCTCAGCAGTTATTGAAGCATTGAAAGCTAAATTGCAAAACCCACCAAACTAG
- the LOC126725094 gene encoding nucleosome assembly protein 1;4-like, which translates to MSNDKDNFDLADLGSSLPAAAAALSAEERAGLVNALKDKLQTLAAGHSDILETLSPKVRKRVEVLREIQNQHNELEAKFFEERAALEAKYQKLYEPLYTKRHEIVNGVVEVEGVTSEAGVDQEEDKATEEKGVPDFWVTAMKTNEILAGEITERDEEALKFLKDIKWCRIDDPKGFKLEFFFDTNPFFKNSVLTKTYHMIDEDDPILEKAIGTEIEWYPGKSLTHKILKKKPKKGSKNAKPITKTENCPSFFSFFSPPQVPEDDDDIDEDIAEELQSQMEQDYDIGSTIRDKIIPHAVSWFTGEAVQEDEFDDIGDDEDDEDGDNEDEDDEDEDDDEDEEDDDDEEEEEEEKGKGRKKSSAGPKKSGRAKTGEGQPGERPPECKQQ; encoded by the exons ATGAGTAACGACAAGGACAACTTCGACTTGGCCGATCTCGGCTCCTCTCTCCCCGCCGCCGCTGCCG CTCTTAGTGCAGAGGAACGTGCCGGTCTTGTTAATGCGTTAAAG GATAAGCTTCAGACTTTGGCAGCTGGGCACTCAGATATCCTAGAAACTCTGTCACCCAAAGTCAGGAAGCGCGTTGAGGTTCTGAGAGAGATTCAG AACCAGCATAATGAGCTGGAGGCAAAATTTTTTGAGGAGAGAGCGGCATTGGAAGCTAAGTACCAGAAGCTTTATGAACCACTTTACACAAAG AGACACGAGATTGTGAATGGTGTAGTTGAAGTAGAAGGAGTTACAAGTGAAGCTGGTGTGGACCAAGAAGAGGACAAAGCCACAGAAG AAAAAGGAGTGCCTGACTTCTGGGTTACAGCAATGAAGACTAATGAAATACTAGCCGGGGAG ATCACGGAGCGTGATGAAGAGGCTCTTAAGTTCCTCAAAGATATCAAATGGTGTAGAATTGATGACCCAAAGGGTTTTAAGCTGGAATTCTTCTTTGATACTAATCCGTTTTTCAAGAATTCTGTCCTTACAAAAACATATCACATGATTGATGAAGATGATCCTATATTGGAGAAAGCAATTGG GACGGAGATTGAATGGTATCCTGGGAAAAGCTTGACGCATAAGATCTTGAAGAAGAAACCAAAAAAGGGATCCAAGAATGCCAAACCCATCACAAAAACTGAGAATTGTCCAAGCTTCTTTAGCTTTTTTAGCCCTCCACAGGTCcctgaggatgatgatgatattgatGAAGATATT GCTGAAGAACTTCAAAGTCAAATGGAACAAGACTACGACATTGG ATCAACAATTCGGGACAAAATCATACCTCATGCAGTGTCTTGGTTCACTGGGGAGGCTGTACAGGAGGATGAATTTGACGATATAGGAGATGATGAGGACGATGAGGATGGTGataatgaagatgaagatgatgaagatgaggatgaCGATGAAGATGAGGAGGATGATGACgatgaggaagaggaagaggaagagaaaggCAAGGGCAGGAAGAAG TCATCTGCTGGACCCAAG AAAAGTGGAAGGGCAAAAACTGGGGAAGGTCAGCCAGGTGAGCGCCCTCCTGAATGCAAACAACAGTag